A genomic stretch from Flavobacterium sp. KS-LB2 includes:
- a CDS encoding sensor histidine kinase has translation MNKLFFRLLVLLMSLSLIGIILVQVYWFNTSFKNNDEQFKFHVKQVIGNVADKLQKQEAYSFYDKINHYKDSTGKVPEKDDILEFYYVQKNPRTNKTIIYSNSIISQNYNIAPTFFDKKFDSEKFKSFSAKRVTEVYNNNSIDKSGVSQSLIPDVRIEKSGNLDILDNALFEISAKDVLSAMPLEERVSSDVLQKLIKKELEEYGIETRFEFGIYSNNLATKIKSNEFKYDKEATYSIPIFTDNEGNSKYQLLVTFPLKKKFLLSELVSVTVLSIVFTLIILIAYTSALNQLIRQRQISEIKNDFINNMTHEFKTPIATINLALDAIKNPKIIDDKEKVLRYLQMIKDENKRMHAQVENVLRISKLEKKELDITKESNNIHEIIDDAIDHVNLILEDRQGTITCHFKAIRTTVLINDVHFTNVIVNILENAIKYSPNVPEIEVFTENIKDMVIIKVKDSGLGMSKIAQKRIFEKFYREHTGDIHNVKGHGLGLAYVKRIVEDHNGQVYVESEKGKGSTFIIKLPLIN, from the coding sequence ATGAATAAACTTTTTTTTAGATTACTTGTTTTATTAATGAGTTTGTCCTTAATAGGGATAATTCTTGTTCAGGTATATTGGTTTAATACGTCATTTAAAAATAATGACGAGCAGTTTAAATTTCATGTTAAGCAAGTGATTGGTAACGTGGCGGATAAGCTTCAAAAGCAAGAGGCGTATAGTTTTTATGATAAAATAAATCATTATAAAGACAGTACTGGAAAAGTACCTGAAAAAGACGATATTTTAGAGTTTTATTATGTTCAAAAAAATCCACGAACTAATAAAACAATTATATATTCAAACAGTATCATTTCTCAAAATTATAATATTGCACCAACGTTCTTTGATAAAAAATTTGATAGTGAAAAATTTAAAAGCTTTAGCGCGAAACGTGTAACTGAAGTGTATAATAATAATTCGATTGATAAATCAGGAGTAAGTCAAAGTTTGATTCCTGATGTTAGAATTGAAAAATCAGGCAATCTAGATATTTTAGACAATGCTCTTTTTGAAATTTCTGCGAAGGATGTTTTATCCGCAATGCCTCTAGAAGAACGTGTTTCTAGTGATGTTTTACAGAAACTTATTAAAAAAGAATTAGAAGAATATGGTATCGAGACAAGATTTGAATTTGGTATTTACAGCAACAATTTAGCGACCAAAATTAAATCAAATGAGTTTAAATATGATAAAGAGGCGACCTATTCAATTCCTATTTTTACGGATAATGAAGGGAATAGTAAATACCAATTATTAGTTACGTTTCCGCTCAAAAAGAAATTTTTATTGTCAGAACTCGTTAGTGTAACTGTTCTTTCTATTGTTTTTACACTGATTATTTTAATTGCTTATACGAGTGCATTGAATCAATTAATTCGTCAACGTCAGATCTCTGAAATCAAAAATGATTTCATTAACAATATGACACATGAATTTAAAACTCCAATTGCAACTATAAATTTAGCATTGGATGCAATAAAGAATCCAAAAATAATAGATGACAAAGAAAAGGTCTTACGATACCTTCAAATGATAAAGGACGAAAATAAACGCATGCACGCACAAGTGGAAAATGTGTTGCGAATTTCAAAATTAGAAAAGAAAGAATTAGATATAACTAAAGAGTCTAATAACATTCATGAGATTATTGATGACGCAATAGATCATGTGAATTTAATATTGGAGGATAGACAAGGAACAATTACCTGTCATTTTAAAGCGATTAGAACCACAGTTTTAATCAATGATGTTCATTTTACTAATGTCATTGTAAATATTTTAGAGAATGCCATAAAATACTCGCCTAATGTTCCGGAAATTGAAGTTTTTACAGAAAACATCAAAGATATGGTCATTATCAAAGTGAAAGATAGTGGTTTAGGGATGAGTAAAATAGCTCAGAAAAGGATTTTTGAAAAATTCTACCGAGAGCATACCGGTGACATTCATAATGTAAAAGGTCACGGTTTAGGTTTAGCTTACGTTAAAAGAATAGTTGAAGACCATAATGGTCAAGTATATGTAGAAAGTGAAAAGGGAAAAGGAAGTACCTTCATAATAAAATTACCATTAATAAATTAG
- the coaE gene encoding dephospho-CoA kinase (Dephospho-CoA kinase (CoaE) performs the final step in coenzyme A biosynthesis.), giving the protein MTKIIGLTGGIGSGKTTIANYFKSFGIPVYIADDEARKIMQSAQILEAIKKVFGETIFENDKLNREELAKIVFNNPKKLEKLNKIVHPAVKKHFEHWLLQHTAAPYVIYEAAILFESGSYKNCDLVITVTAPVESRIQRVVERDKTTRELVLKRINAQWTDEQRISKSDFVIENTSIETTKLEVVKILKILKIKQNVF; this is encoded by the coding sequence ATGACAAAAATAATTGGTTTGACTGGTGGCATTGGAAGTGGGAAAACCACTATTGCAAATTATTTTAAATCATTTGGTATCCCAGTATACATAGCAGATGATGAAGCGAGAAAAATCATGCAATCTGCACAAATTTTGGAAGCTATTAAAAAAGTATTTGGTGAAACTATTTTTGAAAATGATAAGTTGAACAGAGAAGAATTAGCCAAAATTGTTTTCAACAATCCTAAAAAATTAGAAAAACTTAATAAAATTGTTCATCCTGCCGTAAAAAAACATTTTGAGCATTGGCTTTTACAACATACTGCCGCTCCTTATGTGATTTATGAAGCAGCTATTTTATTTGAAAGCGGTAGTTATAAAAACTGCGATTTGGTTATAACTGTTACGGCACCAGTAGAATCAAGGATTCAAAGAGTTGTTGAACGTGATAAAACAACACGAGAACTTGTTTTAAAAAGAATAAATGCACAATGGACTGATGAACAACGCATCTCAAAAAGCGATTTCGTCATAGAAAATACTTCTATAGAAACTACAAAATTAGAAGTTGTTAAAATTCTTAAAATTTTAAAGATTAAACAAAATGTGTTCTAG
- a CDS encoding glycosyltransferase, whose translation MLFSLIIPVYNRPDEVNELLESLSHSTYNKIFEIVIIEDGSSIVCKDIAQKYGDRLDISYYYKENSGPGDSRNYGMKKARGDYFIIFDSDCIIPKEYLSEVDKALKQNYVDCFGGPDKALDSFSDIQKAINFAMTSFLTTGGIRGGSEKIDKFQPRSFNMGLSRKAFEASKGFGNIHPGEDPDLSIRLWNLGFETKLFPNAFVYHKRRIDWNKFSIQVNKFGKARPILNSWYPKYNKLTFFFPSVFIIGFFSSFLLMLIFNFDLPLQLYFVYFLVLFLVSSFQNKSLKIGYLSLIAVWKQFYGYGTGFIKSFYKIIILKQKPQEAFPELFFKV comes from the coding sequence ATGTTATTTTCCCTAATTATACCAGTTTACAATCGTCCGGATGAAGTTAATGAACTTTTAGAAAGTTTATCTCATTCCACGTATAACAAAATTTTTGAAATTGTTATTATTGAAGATGGTTCTTCTATCGTTTGTAAAGATATAGCTCAGAAATATGGTGACAGATTAGATATTTCCTATTACTACAAGGAAAATTCAGGACCTGGGGATTCCAGAAATTACGGAATGAAAAAAGCCAGAGGAGATTATTTTATCATTTTTGATTCGGATTGTATTATTCCAAAAGAGTATTTATCAGAAGTTGACAAAGCTTTAAAACAGAATTATGTAGACTGTTTTGGAGGACCTGATAAGGCTCTTGACAGTTTTTCGGACATACAGAAAGCAATTAATTTTGCAATGACCTCTTTTTTAACCACGGGTGGAATTCGCGGTGGGTCTGAAAAAATTGATAAGTTTCAACCTAGAAGTTTCAATATGGGATTGTCACGTAAAGCGTTTGAAGCATCAAAAGGTTTTGGAAATATTCATCCGGGAGAAGATCCAGATTTGTCAATTCGTTTGTGGAATTTAGGTTTTGAAACCAAATTATTTCCTAATGCATTTGTATATCACAAAAGAAGAATTGATTGGAATAAGTTTTCTATTCAGGTAAATAAATTTGGGAAAGCACGACCAATTCTGAATAGTTGGTATCCTAAATACAATAAGCTTACTTTTTTCTTTCCTTCGGTATTTATAATTGGATTTTTTTCCTCCTTTTTATTAATGTTGATTTTTAATTTTGATTTACCACTTCAGTTGTATTTTGTTTACTTTTTGGTACTGTTTTTGGTGTCTTCCTTTCAAAATAAAAGCTTGAAAATTGGGTATTTGTCCTTGATAGCCGTTTGGAAACAATTTTATGGTTATGGAACCGGTTTTATAAAATCTTTTTATAAAATTATCATTTTGAAACAAAAACCTCAAGAAGCTTTCCCTGAATTATTTTTCAAAGTTTAA
- a CDS encoding enoyl-ACP reductase FabI, which produces MMYNLLKGKRGIIFGALDENSIAWKTAERVFEEGGTFVLTNAPASIRMGTIDELAQKTNSQIIPADATSVADLENLVDQAMEILGGKIDFVLHSIGMSVNVRKGNHYTNQNYDYTEKGWNVSAVSFHKVMQVLYKKDAMNEWGSIVALSYMAAQRVFPDYNDMADNKAFLESIARSFGYFFGRDKKVRVNTISQSPTPTTAGQGVKGFGGFINFAEKMSPLGNASALDCANYTLTLFSDLTRKVTLQNLLHDGGFSNMGVSQEVMEMFE; this is translated from the coding sequence ATTATGTATAACTTATTAAAAGGTAAAAGAGGAATCATTTTTGGCGCTTTGGATGAAAATTCAATTGCATGGAAAACGGCTGAAAGAGTTTTTGAAGAAGGGGGAACTTTTGTGCTTACAAATGCTCCTGCTTCTATACGAATGGGAACGATTGATGAACTGGCGCAAAAAACTAACTCTCAAATCATACCTGCAGATGCTACATCGGTCGCTGATTTAGAGAATCTGGTAGATCAAGCTATGGAAATTTTAGGCGGTAAAATTGATTTTGTTTTGCACTCAATAGGAATGTCTGTTAATGTTCGAAAAGGAAATCATTATACCAATCAGAATTACGATTATACCGAGAAGGGATGGAATGTATCAGCGGTTTCGTTTCATAAAGTAATGCAGGTTTTGTATAAAAAAGATGCCATGAATGAGTGGGGAAGTATTGTTGCTCTATCTTATATGGCTGCACAACGAGTGTTCCCAGATTATAACGACATGGCAGATAACAAAGCGTTTTTAGAATCTATTGCAAGAAGTTTTGGTTATTTCTTTGGAAGAGATAAAAAAGTGAGAGTCAATACAATTTCTCAATCACCAACACCTACAACGGCTGGACAAGGTGTGAAAGGATTTGGCGGATTTATAAATTTTGCCGAAAAAATGTCTCCTTTAGGAAATGCATCTGCTTTAGATTGTGCTAATTATACACTGACGTTGTTTTCTGATTTGACCAGAAAAGTGACATTGCAAAACTTATTGCACGATGGTGGTTTTTCAAACATGGGAGTAAGTCAGGAAGTCATGGAAATGTTTGAATAA
- the fabV gene encoding enoyl-ACP reductase FabV — translation MIIEPRMRGFICTTSHPKGCEQNVKNQIEYIKSKGPINGAKKVLVIGASTGFGLASRITSAFGSNAGTIGVFFEKPPTEGKTASPGWYNSAAFEAEAHKAGLYAKSINGDAFSNEVKQQTLALIKEDLGQVDLIIYSLASPVRMHPVTGVLHRSTLKPIGGTFTNKTVDFHSGKVSEISIEPCSGDDIENTIAVMGGEDWAMWIDALKAENLLAPGATTVAYSYIGPSLTEAVYRKGTIGRAKDHLEATAFAIADSLAAIDGKAFVSVNKALVTQASSAIPVIPLYISLLYKIMKEEGIHEGCIEQIQRLYQERLYTGNEVPVDEKGRIRIDDLEMRPDVQEKVAKLWIEAVTENLSEIGDLAGYRKDFYNLFGFDVEGVDYKADANEVVNIESIA, via the coding sequence ATGATTATAGAACCTAGAATGAGAGGATTTATTTGTACGACATCTCACCCAAAAGGATGCGAACAAAATGTTAAAAATCAAATTGAATATATTAAATCAAAAGGACCTATAAACGGGGCTAAAAAAGTATTAGTAATTGGAGCTTCAACCGGATTTGGTTTAGCTTCGAGAATTACAAGTGCTTTTGGATCTAATGCAGGTACGATTGGTGTATTTTTTGAAAAACCTCCAACAGAAGGTAAAACGGCTTCACCAGGTTGGTACAATTCTGCTGCTTTCGAAGCAGAAGCGCACAAAGCAGGTTTGTATGCAAAAAGTATCAATGGAGATGCATTTTCTAATGAAGTAAAACAGCAAACATTAGCTCTAATAAAAGAAGATTTAGGTCAAGTGGACTTAATCATTTATAGTTTAGCTTCTCCAGTTCGTATGCATCCAGTTACCGGTGTTTTACACCGTTCTACTTTGAAACCAATTGGCGGAACCTTTACCAACAAAACAGTTGATTTTCATTCTGGTAAAGTGTCTGAAATCTCAATTGAGCCATGTAGTGGCGATGATATTGAAAACACAATTGCTGTAATGGGTGGTGAAGATTGGGCAATGTGGATTGATGCTTTAAAAGCTGAAAATCTATTAGCTCCCGGCGCTACAACTGTTGCTTATTCTTATATTGGGCCTTCATTGACGGAAGCAGTTTATAGAAAAGGAACAATAGGTCGTGCCAAAGATCATCTGGAAGCGACTGCATTTGCTATTGCTGATAGTTTAGCAGCTATTGATGGTAAAGCATTTGTTTCGGTAAATAAAGCATTGGTAACACAAGCAAGTTCTGCAATTCCAGTTATTCCATTGTATATTTCATTGTTGTATAAAATAATGAAAGAAGAGGGAATTCACGAAGGTTGTATCGAACAAATTCAGCGTTTGTATCAAGAAAGATTATATACAGGAAATGAAGTTCCTGTAGATGAAAAAGGAAGAATACGCATTGACGATTTAGAAATGCGTCCTGATGTTCAAGAAAAAGTAGCTAAATTGTGGATTGAAGCTGTAACTGAAAATTTATCTGAAATAGGAGATTTAGCGGGATACAGAAAAGATTTCTACAATCTATTTGGTTTTGACGTTGAAGGAGTTGATTATAAAGCAGATGCAAACGAAGTGGTAAACATCGAAAGTATTGCTTAA
- the recN gene encoding DNA repair protein RecN: MITSLSIKNYALIEKLSIDFSKGFSIITGETGAGKSIILGAIGLVLGKRADLTSLKNKEEKCVIEAHFEISKYNLLPFFEENDLDYENDTIIRREILPSGKSRAFINDSPVNLQELQELSLFLIDIHSQQQTQELSDETVQFEIIDAIANNKETILEYQYLLKSYKSDKSKLNSLLKRQSESKKEQEYNTFLLDELIAAQLKSGEQETLEADFEKLNNVEIIKESIDKSLAIANEEQIGVLHNLNEIKLSLQKIASFSTDYHSLLERITSVIIEFDDISDEMNRCSEKLINDPEQLDLISQKLQVIFNLQKKHQVSSVDELLEIQANLENSVLALGNMEEEIATLTISIEQKTVELDAFSRTIHNNRLDSIPILSQKLIAILETLGMPNVRFNIEINSTETYYQNGKDTLQFLFSANKGTDFGVLKKVASGGEMSRIMLAVKAILAQYSKLPTLIFDEIDTGVSGEIAIRMGEIMKEMSQEMQIFAITHLPQIAAKGNAHFKVFKSTVGEDTLSELKLLNGEERLVEIAQMLSGTVVSDSALNHAKALLN, from the coding sequence ATGATAACGTCACTTTCGATAAAAAACTATGCCTTAATAGAAAAATTGTCTATTGACTTTTCTAAAGGTTTTTCAATAATTACAGGAGAAACAGGTGCAGGGAAATCAATAATATTAGGTGCAATAGGATTGGTTTTAGGAAAAAGAGCCGACTTAACTTCTTTAAAAAATAAGGAAGAAAAATGTGTTATTGAAGCGCACTTTGAAATTTCTAAGTATAATTTACTTCCTTTTTTTGAGGAAAATGACTTAGATTATGAAAATGATACCATAATTAGACGTGAAATACTTCCCTCTGGAAAATCTCGTGCTTTTATAAATGACAGTCCTGTAAACCTTCAGGAATTGCAGGAATTGAGTTTGTTCTTGATTGATATTCATTCGCAACAGCAAACCCAAGAACTTTCGGATGAAACTGTACAGTTCGAAATTATTGATGCAATTGCCAATAATAAAGAAACAATTCTGGAATATCAATATCTTTTAAAAAGCTATAAATCGGATAAATCCAAATTGAATTCGCTACTGAAAAGACAAAGCGAATCTAAGAAAGAACAAGAATACAATACTTTTTTATTGGATGAATTAATTGCAGCTCAATTAAAATCAGGCGAACAAGAAACCCTGGAGGCTGATTTTGAGAAGTTGAATAATGTTGAAATTATAAAAGAATCTATTGATAAGTCTTTGGCTATTGCCAATGAAGAACAAATAGGTGTACTACATAATTTGAATGAAATTAAGCTCTCTTTGCAAAAAATCGCCTCTTTTTCAACTGATTATCACTCTTTATTAGAAAGAATAACAAGCGTAATAATTGAATTTGATGATATTTCCGATGAGATGAACCGCTGTTCAGAGAAGTTAATTAATGATCCAGAACAATTGGATTTAATCAGTCAAAAACTTCAAGTGATTTTTAATTTGCAAAAGAAACATCAGGTTTCCTCAGTGGATGAATTATTGGAAATTCAAGCTAATCTGGAAAATTCAGTTTTAGCCTTAGGAAATATGGAAGAAGAAATTGCTACATTAACTATTTCTATTGAACAAAAAACAGTTGAATTAGATGCTTTTTCGAGGACAATTCATAACAATAGATTGGATTCGATTCCTATTTTATCTCAAAAGTTGATTGCTATTTTAGAGACATTAGGAATGCCAAATGTTCGCTTCAATATTGAGATTAATAGTACTGAAACGTATTATCAAAATGGAAAAGATACTCTTCAGTTTTTATTTTCGGCTAATAAAGGAACTGATTTTGGTGTATTGAAAAAAGTTGCTTCCGGTGGAGAAATGTCAAGGATTATGCTTGCGGTTAAAGCGATATTGGCACAATATTCAAAATTGCCAACATTAATTTTTGATGAAATTGACACTGGTGTTTCTGGAGAAATTGCCATCAGAATGGGGGAAATTATGAAAGAAATGAGTCAGGAAATGCAAATTTTTGCCATTACCCATTTACCACAAATTGCTGCTAAGGGGAACGCACATTTCAAAGTATTTAAATCAACTGTTGGCGAGGACACACTTTCTGAACTGAAGCTTTTGAATGGAGAGGAAAGATTGGTTGAAATAGCACAAATGTTATCAGGAACAGTTGTTTCTGATTCGGCCTTAAATCACGCTAAAGCCTTGCTGAACTAA
- the porD gene encoding type IX secretion system protein PorD gives MNKIIIFFLLFSFGLTQAQQLNCTVTVDSQKLSVTNQQVFKTLQTSISEFVNKTDWTGQAVKQNEKINCSMYITVSSNSSDQFTATIQVQSSRPIFNSSYSSPVLNYNDKDFNFRYTEFENLIFSPTTFDSNLVSVLAFYSYMILGMDADTFVLESGNSYFETAQSISTLAQQGGSKGWSQADGNQNRYFLINDILSPAFKQIRQTTLDYHVGLDLMSQDLKASKEKIKGSLIDLTKLNTSRPNAFLTRVFFDAKSDEIVSIFSGGPSITISDLTDNLNKISPLNSSKWMLMKY, from the coding sequence ATGAATAAAATAATTATTTTTTTTCTGCTTTTTTCTTTTGGGCTTACGCAAGCGCAACAATTAAACTGTACGGTAACGGTTGATTCACAAAAATTGAGTGTTACAAATCAGCAAGTTTTTAAAACATTACAAACTTCAATAAGTGAATTTGTAAATAAAACAGACTGGACTGGACAAGCCGTAAAGCAAAATGAAAAAATTAATTGTTCGATGTATATTACTGTTTCTTCAAACAGTTCAGATCAATTTACAGCTACTATTCAAGTGCAATCTTCAAGGCCTATTTTTAATTCATCTTATTCCTCTCCGGTATTAAATTATAATGATAAAGATTTTAATTTTAGGTATACAGAGTTTGAAAATCTTATCTTTAGCCCAACTACATTTGATTCTAATTTAGTTTCAGTATTGGCTTTTTACAGTTATATGATTTTAGGAATGGATGCGGATACTTTTGTTTTGGAATCGGGAAATTCATATTTTGAAACTGCACAAAGCATATCAACTCTGGCGCAACAAGGTGGTTCAAAAGGATGGAGTCAAGCTGATGGAAATCAAAACCGTTACTTTTTGATAAATGATATTTTGTCTCCGGCATTCAAACAAATACGTCAAACCACGCTTGATTATCATGTTGGGTTAGACCTAATGAGCCAAGATTTAAAAGCTTCTAAAGAAAAAATAAAAGGATCATTAATTGATTTAACCAAGTTAAATACTTCCAGACCCAACGCATTTTTGACCCGTGTCTTTTTCGATGCCAAATCAGATGAAATCGTTTCTATTTTTTCGGGCGGACCTAGTATTACAATCTCAGATTTGACAGATAATCTGAATAAAATCTCTCCTTTGAATTCAAGTAAATGGATGCTGATGAAATATTAA
- the coaBC gene encoding bifunctional phosphopantothenoylcysteine decarboxylase/phosphopantothenate--cysteine ligase CoaBC: MSVLSGKKILLGVSGGIAAYKTATLVRLFIKAGAHVQVIMTPASKDFVTPLTLSTLSKNPVHSSFYNQDDENEKWNNHVELALWADLMVIAPATANTLSKMTNGTCDNLLIAAYLSAKCPVYFAPAMDLDMYKHPSTITNFSSLTQFGNTIIPAESGELASGLSGEGRMAEPENIVAFIEADLNSKLPLKGKKILITAGPTYEAIDPVRFIGNHSSGKMGFDIAISAANLGASVILVSGPTNCKVSNPLINVIDVVSAAEMYVACHQFYADVDVAIAAAAVADYKPKNVAQQKIKKAADNFTIELEKTQDILASLGEQKKNQFLIGFALETENEIENATLKIKKKNLDLIVLNSLQDSGAGFGKSTNKVTFIDKYFNVEPMELKSKEAVADDILHKVKVHFMK; encoded by the coding sequence ATGTCAGTTTTAAGCGGTAAGAAAATTCTACTTGGAGTTTCTGGTGGAATTGCAGCCTATAAAACAGCCACATTAGTACGACTTTTCATAAAAGCAGGTGCACATGTCCAAGTGATAATGACACCTGCTTCTAAGGATTTTGTAACTCCTCTTACGTTATCTACATTATCTAAAAATCCGGTTCATTCTAGTTTTTATAATCAAGATGATGAGAATGAAAAATGGAACAATCATGTTGAATTAGCCCTTTGGGCTGATTTGATGGTAATTGCTCCAGCAACTGCAAATACATTGTCTAAAATGACAAATGGTACTTGTGACAATCTTTTGATTGCAGCATATTTATCAGCAAAATGCCCAGTATATTTTGCTCCTGCAATGGATTTAGACATGTACAAACATCCTTCTACTATTACTAATTTCTCTTCTCTGACTCAGTTTGGGAATACAATAATTCCTGCAGAAAGCGGTGAATTAGCAAGCGGATTATCCGGTGAAGGAAGAATGGCAGAACCTGAAAACATTGTAGCTTTTATTGAAGCAGATTTAAATAGTAAATTACCTCTAAAGGGAAAAAAAATATTAATTACTGCTGGTCCCACATACGAAGCAATAGATCCTGTGCGTTTTATAGGAAATCATTCTTCTGGTAAAATGGGTTTTGATATCGCAATTAGCGCTGCAAATTTAGGCGCTTCAGTGATTTTAGTTTCGGGACCTACAAATTGTAAAGTTTCGAATCCATTGATAAACGTTATTGATGTTGTATCTGCAGCAGAAATGTATGTGGCTTGTCATCAGTTTTATGCTGATGTGGATGTTGCGATTGCAGCAGCAGCTGTGGCAGATTATAAACCCAAGAATGTTGCACAACAAAAAATAAAAAAAGCTGCGGATAATTTTACAATAGAGCTAGAAAAAACGCAGGATATTTTAGCGTCTTTAGGGGAACAAAAGAAAAATCAGTTTTTGATTGGTTTTGCTTTAGAAACTGAAAATGAAATTGAAAATGCTACCTTGAAAATTAAGAAAAAAAACTTAGATTTGATTGTTTTAAATTCGCTTCAAGATAGCGGTGCTGGTTTTGGTAAATCAACAAATAAAGTTACCTTTATAGATAAGTATTTCAATGTAGAACCAATGGAATTGAAATCAAAAGAAGCAGTTGCAGATGACATTCTGCACAAAGTAAAAGTACATTTTATGAAATAA
- a CDS encoding DNA-directed RNA polymerase subunit omega, which translates to MDLKKTNAPVNTITYNKTVIEEPTGNVYEAITIMAKRANQINSEIKKELTEKLEEFATYNDSLEEVFENKEQIEVSKFYEKLPKPHALAVQEWLDGKIYHRDSNK; encoded by the coding sequence ATGGATTTAAAAAAGACGAATGCTCCAGTAAATACAATAACATACAACAAAACTGTTATTGAAGAACCTACTGGTAATGTGTATGAAGCGATAACCATTATGGCTAAAAGAGCAAACCAAATCAATTCTGAAATTAAAAAAGAATTGACTGAGAAGTTGGAAGAATTTGCTACATATAATGACAGTCTTGAAGAAGTTTTTGAAAACAAAGAGCAAATAGAGGTTTCAAAATTTTACGAAAAACTACCTAAGCCACATGCTTTAGCAGTTCAAGAATGGTTAGATGGTAAAATCTACCACAGAGATTCAAATAAATAA
- a CDS encoding outer membrane protein assembly factor BamD, with protein MKKIISLLLLVALFSSCNEYQKALKSEDVAVKFEMATKLYEAEKYSKAIRIFEQIAPAYRGKPQAEKLFYMFSQSYYKTKQYYLAGYQFESFVSGYPKSEKLEEAAYLGAKSYSMLSPIYSLDQTDTNKALDKLQAFIDNYPNSQYQAEANASVKVLSEKIEKKVFENAKGYNTISDYKSAIVALDNFVADYPGTPFKEDALYYKLDSAYQLAINSVPSKMEERLNVAKTAQLNLIKFKADTKYKQVANEMLARIDKDLQKFTK; from the coding sequence ATGAAAAAAATAATATCTCTATTGCTTCTTGTAGCTCTATTCAGTTCTTGTAACGAATACCAAAAAGCATTAAAATCCGAAGATGTCGCTGTTAAATTCGAAATGGCAACTAAATTATATGAAGCTGAGAAGTATTCTAAAGCGATTCGAATTTTTGAACAAATTGCTCCAGCTTACAGAGGGAAGCCTCAAGCGGAAAAATTATTTTACATGTTTTCTCAGTCGTATTACAAAACAAAACAATATTATTTAGCCGGTTATCAATTTGAGAGTTTTGTTTCAGGATATCCAAAAAGTGAAAAATTAGAAGAAGCTGCTTATTTAGGTGCAAAAAGCTATTCTATGTTGTCTCCAATTTACAGTTTAGATCAAACAGATACAAATAAGGCCTTAGATAAATTACAAGCATTTATTGATAATTATCCAAATTCACAGTACCAAGCAGAAGCAAATGCATCTGTTAAGGTATTGAGTGAAAAAATTGAGAAAAAAGTATTTGAAAATGCTAAAGGGTACAATACAATTTCTGATTACAAATCGGCGATTGTGGCTTTAGATAACTTTGTTGCTGATTATCCTGGAACACCGTTCAAAGAAGATGCTTTGTATTACAAGTTAGATTCAGCTTATCAGTTGGCTATAAATAGTGTTCCTTCAAAAATGGAAGAGCGATTAAATGTTGCAAAAACAGCACAATTGAATTTGATTAAATTTAAAGCAGATACTAAATACAAACAAGTAGCGAACGAAATGTTAGCTAGAATAGATAAAGATTTACAAAAATTTACTAAATAA